Genomic DNA from Fusarium oxysporum Fo47 chromosome IX, complete sequence:
GCACGGCTACGTACGGCCCGGCGACCGAAATCTTGATCTCGGCTGTTATCAAACTTATCGCCAATCGCCCAACCAATTTGAGCTTAAAGTAAATGGAGACGAccaaggaaaaagaaaagaaggggaaaaaagGGCTGCTCAACAAATTACGTCGTCATCCCCAAAATTTCTTATCCTTCGGCATCTCTCCGTCCGAATTTCCAGCGAAGCTCTAACACCGTACTTAGGCTGTTTTTTTTACAGTGACAGTAACACCGAGTGCGCCCCCAACGTGTACCCAAGGATTGGATCTACTGCAGGTGCTTGCTGCAGTCTTGCCCGTTTTTATCCTTGTCCGTTGAACCGTCGCTGTCGCTTGTCACTGTCACATCCGTCCATTATCGCACCATATCCATACTGCAGCTGCAACCGCGCTGTGGATGCCTCTAATGTTTTCCTCTCGGCTCCCTTCCTTTTCTCTCcgctcctcctcttcctccttcacaTCTTTATCCTTATCATCTCAACGTCTTGCCTCTCGCTCCATACTCACCAGCTTCCAAACacgcttctcttcttcttcctccacaCAAGACCCAAAACCCGCTCCAAAACCAGAGTGGCGCACAATGGCCGAACAAGACATCACAAAGTATCTCCAGCAAAGCCACGACCGGCTCTTCCACAACAACCGCGCCTGGGCCgagaacaaggccaaggtcaaccccgacttcttcaagaacctcgccGCCGGCCAAGCACCCGAGTACCTCTGGATCGGATGCGCCGACTCTCGCATCCCCGCCGAGCAGATCTGCGGCCTTGAGCCGGGCGAGGCATTTATCCACCgcaacatcgccaacctcGTGTGCAACACGGATCTCAACGCCATGGGCGTCATCAACTACGCCGTCAAGCACCTCGGCGTCAAGCACATCATCGTCTGTGGTCACTACGGCTGCGGAGGTGTCAAGGCGGCTATGACCCCCCAGGACCTCGGCCTGCTGAACCCATGGCTTCGCAACATCCGCGACGTCTACCGCCTTCACGAGAAGGAGCTCGATGCAATTGAGGACGAGAGCGCTCGCTACGACCGCTTGGTCGAGCTGAATGTCGTTGAGCAGTGTCGCAACGTCATCAAGTCTGCTGATGTTCAGCAGTCGTGGCACGAGAACAAGTACCCTATTGTTCACGGATGGGTGTTTGGTTTCAAGGATGGCCTTCTCAAGGATCTTAAGATTGACTTTGAGTCTGTGTTGGCCGACATCCAAAAGATTTACAACcttgttgacaagaagaaataaTGGAAGAGCATGGCGTTGATAGAAGAAATTTAACTTACCTTACTGATTCAAGTGCTGTGTCTGTGACTGATGATCCAAGGACATCCTTGTGAGATGACAAGAGGTTCAATGAAGGGGCAACGTCCACCTTTTAAACATATCAGTAGCGTTCCTTAAGTGCCTGATATGCAGGGATATTGCTCTCTTCAGCCCTACAAGTAACCGTAACAGGGACCACGGCTTGGCTCGACCGCACCTCGATGACGGTCTGGGCCTTCAAGGTATCGAGAGACGGAGGTGCAACACAACGACAATGTATTTACGCACAATTGGAAGCTTACTACCTCCTATGAAATGCCAGCTTTTCCGAAATAACAAAGCAATTTTTAAACAAATTTTGaatattcttattctttATGAAAATGCAGAAATTCATCAGAAGGATCGCTCTCACGTGACCACCCTTTCAGGGTGCATCTCCACACATCGTACGATTTCCACATGGCCTGGTCCACGATGGAGGGATCGCTTGCAGGCCTCGGATCCAGAGACGGCAGTTTTTTCTTAAGTGCCGGATTAGAGATTGGCGAATATGGGGAAGTTGGCCGGAAAAAGAAGGTTGTCTTTGTTTTTGTTGCTAATAATTTGAATGGCTGATCGGGCGGATCATGGTTTGGGAAATGTCTCTCTTGGTGAAGTATTTGGTGGAGGGAGTCTGATGCATGTGCAACTTGACTGTAAGTGTAAAGTCTGCGCTTGGGTTTATCATGCTTCAAAAGTAATGATGGAATTCCATCTACGCTGATTTCATTTCAGCTTCAATATTGATTTTTCATCCTGCCTGCCTCATGAGACCTGCGTGTTGTGCTCTCGCAATCTGGTGACCTTGATGGATAGATCGCCAAGTCGCCATGCACATATTCGCTGAAGTTCAATTGTCAAATAACTAATTAAACAGAT
This window encodes:
- a CDS encoding carbonic anhydrase; this translates as MAEQDITKYLQQSHDRLFHNNRAWAENKAKVNPDFFKNLAAGQAPEYLWIGCADSRIPAEQICGLEPGEAFIHRNIANLVCNTDLNAMGVINYAVKHLGVKHIIVCGHYGCGGVKAAMTPQDLGLLNPWLRNIRDVYRLHEKELDAIEDESARYDRLVELNVVEQCRNVIKSADVQQSWHENKYPIVHGWVFGFKDGLLKDLKIDFESVLADIQKIYNLVDKKK